A single window of Pygocentrus nattereri isolate fPygNat1 chromosome 24, fPygNat1.pri, whole genome shotgun sequence DNA harbors:
- the LOC108442190 gene encoding suppressor of tumorigenicity 14 protein homolog isoform X3 has protein sequence MKPAWMQRRLPGSNKVLYSRLEEQYYLEKDEDTLRLLGLSLDDNDGEDDDSDDKADKIKNPNSLQGGKWQLGLQAMSFDLYAKYGNNRTLSLVSPKKPYYQWRLRVPSGHVVRLDVVTLQGATPGSCSANKLSAYDFLLPLQNKIIARWCGFPVSGSSPVMKLTSSGNVMLVTFSFSRQRHGAIFKAYFQAIPKAECGGFLSAWNGSVVSPYYPAYYPPNVDCNWKIRAPLPSYLLSITIVMLDIQDSPTPNSCEKDWLEIGGVKLCNPIGDSSRKRIYSSPVLLHFHSDESLTHKGFYLVYRAFSPESTCPRQFRCGDGRCIPLRKVCDGEKDCADGRDEAKCSICKPGEVYCGSGQCKPHGSQCNLQVTCGDSSEESNCAAKCHHVCPNKICLSKSAMCDGIIDCKDRSDELNCTRAFHKGCSPTSYKCANGKCINKVNPECDGIKDCKDGSDELRCGCGTRPRKRAKIVGGRDAQAGSWPWQVSLQMERYGHVCGASLVGNRWLLSAAHCFQDSDAIKYSDARAWRAYLGMRVMNTASNAAATRQIRRIVQHAQYDQFTSDYDIALLELSAPVFFNDLVQPVCVPAPSHAFTSGTTCFVTGWGVLTEEGELATLLQEATVSIINHKTCNKMYDDAVTPRMICAGNIQGGVDACQGDSGGPLVCLERGRRWFLAGIVSWGEGCARQNRPGVYTQVIKFTDWIHQQTKGQV, from the exons ATGAAGCCTGCGTGGATGCAGCGCCGCCTGCCTGGCTCTAACAAGGTCCTGTACAGCCGCCTGGAAGAGCAGTACTACCTAGAGAAAGATGAAGACACGCTCAGGCTGCTGG GCTTGAGTTTAGACGACAATGACGGTGAAGATGATGACTCTGATGACAAAGCGGACAAGATAAAGAATCCAAACTCTTTGCAGGGTGGCAAGTGGCAGCTTGGACTTCAGG CCATGTCTTTTGACCTCTATGCCAAGTATGGAAACAATCGCACACTGAGTCTGGTGAGCCCAAAGAAGCCTTATTACCAGTGGAGGCTGAGAGTGCCCTCTGGTCACGTCGTTCGGCTGGACGTGGTCACTCTACAGGGAGCGACACCTGGGAGCTGCTCAGCCAATAAACTTTCTGCATATGACTTCCTTCTGCCTCTCCAGAATAAGATCATCGCCAG GTGGTGCGGCTTTCCGGTGTCTGGATCGTCACCTGTTATGAAGCTGACATCCTCTGGAAACGTCATGCTGGTCACCTTTTCCTTCAGTCGACAAAGACATGGAGCTATCTTCAAGGCCTACTTCCAGGCTATACCAAAAGCGG AATGTGGAGGCTTCCTCTCTGCTTGGAATGGTTCAGTGGTGTCTCCTTACTATCCTGCCTACTACCCTCCAAATGTGGACTGCAACTGGAAGATCAGG GCTCCGTTGCCGAGCTACCTGCTCTCCATAACCATTGTGATGCTGGACATTCAGGACTCGCCCACCCCGAACAGCTGCGAGAAAGACTGGCTGGAAATCGGTGGTGTCAA GCTGTGTAATCCGATTGGGGACAGCAGCAGGAAGAGGATCTACTCATCCCCCGTTTTACTACACTTTCACTCAGACGAGTCTTTAACTCACAAGGGATTTTACCTGGTCTACAGGGCTTTCTCCCCGgagagca CGTGTCCGAGACAGTTCCGCTGTGGAGACGGACGTTGTATTCCTCTGAGGAAAGTGTGTGACGGCGAGAAGGACTGTGCAGATGGCCGGGATGAGGCGAAGTGTT CTATATGCAAACCGGGAGAGGTGTATTGTGGGAGTGGACAATGCAAACCACATGGGAGCCAGTGCAACTTGCAGGTCACTTGTGGAGACAGCAGCGAGGAATCAAACTGTG CAGCTAAGTGCCACCATGTGTGCCCAAATAAAATATGCTTGTCCAAATCCGCCATGTGCGATGGAATCATAGACTGCAAGGATCGCAGTGATGAGCTCAACTGCACAAGAGCAT TTCACAAAGGTTGCTCACCCACTTCCTACAAATGTGCAAATGGAAAGTGTATCAACAAGGTGAATCCAGAGTGTGATGGCATTAAAGACTGCAAGGATGGTTCAGATGAGTTGCGCTGTG GCTGTGGGACGCGTCCCAGGAAAAGGGCAAAGATTGTGGGGGGCAGAGATGCTCAGGCTGGCTCATGGCCATGGCAAGTCAGCCTGCAGATGGAGCGCTACGGTCATGTGTGTGGAGCCTCGTTGGTGGGCAACCGCTGGCTCCTGTCCGCTGCCCACTGCTTCCAGGACTCAGATGCCATTAA ATACTCTGATGCTCGTGCTTGGAGGGCCTACTTAGGCATGCGAGTCATGAACACAGCCAGCAATGCTGCGGCCACCCGGCAGATCCGCCGCATCGTCCAGCATGCCCAGTATGATCAGTTCACCTCAGACTATGACATTGCTCTGCTGGAGCTCAGTGCTCCTGTCTTTTTCAATGACTTGGTCCAGCCCGTCTGTGTGCCTGCCCCATCCCACGCCTTCACCTCTGGAACCACCTGCTTCGTCACCGGCTGGGGCGTCCTCACAGAGGAAG GTGAGCTGGCCACATTGCTGCAGGAGGCCACCGTCAGCATCATCAATCATAAAACCTGCAACAAAATGTACGATGACGCTGTCACTCCTAGAATGATCTGTGCAGGGAATATACAGGGAGGAGTCGATGCCTGTCAa